A segment of the Deltaproteobacteria bacterium genome:
GATTGGTCATCAATTCAGCGGCCGTTCCGGATGCGACGATCTCCCCGGTGTCCAGAACGTAGCCTCGTCCGGCGAACTGAAGGGCGAGCTTGGCGTTCTGCTCGATCAAGAGGATGGTCATTCCCTGCTCGTTTAAGGCCTTGAGGGCCCGAAACATGTCGTACATGAGCAAGGGCGCCAATCCCATGGAAGGCTCGTCCAACATGATGAAATCGCTTCCGGTCATAAGGGCCCGGCCCACGGCCAGCATCTGCTGCTCTCCACCACTCAGGGATTCGCTTCGCTGTTTGCGGCGCTCGTAGAGTCTTGGAAACAGATCGTAGACGCGTTTGTAGTCGGCCTGGATCCCCTGTTCGTCCTTGCGGGCGTATGTGGCCAGACGCAGATTCTCCTCCACGGTCAGGTTGCCGAAGATGTGCCGCCCTTCCGGGGCCAGGGCGATACGATATTTCTGGACCACCATATGGGCCTCGACGCCTAGGAGGCTTTCCCCCTCATAGAGAATATCTCCTTGGGTCACCTTGGATCCCTCGGGCGGAGGAACGCGGGTGATGGCATGCAAAGTTGTTGTCTTGCCCGCTCCGTTGGCCCCGATGAGGGTCACAATTTCTCCCCGGTCCACGGTGAAATTGATCCCGTGGAGAGCCTCGATATTGCCGTATTTCACATGCAGGTCGCGTATTTCGAGCAGCATTAGATTGCCTCGTCTCCAAGATAGGCTTTGATGACGTCCGGATTGTTCTGGATTTCCTCCGGCGTGCCCTCGGCAATGGTCGCTCCAAAATCGA
Coding sequences within it:
- a CDS encoding ABC transporter ATP-binding protein, yielding MLLEIRDLHVKYGNIEALHGINFTVDRGEIVTLIGANGAGKTTTLHAITRVPPPEGSKVTQGDILYEGESLLGVEAHMVVQKYRIALAPEGRHIFGNLTVEENLRLATYARKDEQGIQADYKRVYDLFPRLYERRKQRSESLSGGEQQMLAVGRALMTGSDFIMLDEPSMGLAPLLMYDMFRALKALNEQGMTILLIEQNAKLALQFAGRGYVLDTGEIVASGTAAELMTNPDIKKAYLGG